A section of the Rhizobium sp. Pop5 genome encodes:
- a CDS encoding helix-turn-helix transcriptional regulator, which yields MHDDTLGRTFSALADPTRRAILARLALGEASVSEIAEPFDMSLVAVSKHLKVLENAGLISKGREAQWRRCRLEVTPLKDLDDWLETYRRFWSESLDKLESYAASIKQRRNDNERDE from the coding sequence ATGCATGATGATACACTCGGCCGGACCTTTTCAGCGCTTGCCGACCCGACCCGACGGGCGATCCTCGCGCGTCTGGCCCTGGGCGAAGCCTCTGTCTCGGAAATAGCCGAACCCTTCGACATGTCGCTGGTCGCCGTGTCGAAGCATTTGAAAGTGCTCGAAAATGCCGGCCTGATCTCCAAGGGCAGGGAAGCGCAATGGCGTCGTTGCCGATTGGAGGTGACACCTTTGAAGGATCTCGACGACTGGCTGGAGACCTATCGTCGCTTCTGGAGCGAAAGCCTCGACAAGCTGGAATCCTATGCAGCAAGCATCAAACAACGGAGGAATGACAATGAACGTGACGAGTGA
- a CDS encoding SRPBCC domain-containing protein, whose product MNVTSEAKAADLGREIVLVRDIDAPRDVVFSLWTEPKHLLHWWGPHNCSAPSVSVDLREGGAWRHCILGPDGKEYWSRGTYLEISPPERLVFTFAWENEDGKPGHEMHVTIELEERGEGTHLLFRKRELPSDVEFKLQSGGWAEALEKVVAYAEAQAKGRNR is encoded by the coding sequence ATGAACGTGACGAGTGAAGCAAAAGCTGCCGACCTTGGCCGCGAGATCGTACTCGTTAGGGACATTGATGCCCCGCGCGATGTCGTCTTCAGCCTCTGGACGGAGCCGAAACATCTACTCCACTGGTGGGGGCCACATAATTGCTCGGCTCCTTCCGTCTCCGTCGATCTGCGCGAAGGCGGCGCCTGGCGGCACTGCATTCTCGGGCCTGATGGCAAGGAATATTGGAGCCGGGGGACTTATCTCGAGATCAGCCCGCCCGAACGGCTCGTTTTCACCTTCGCCTGGGAAAATGAAGATGGGAAACCCGGGCACGAGATGCACGTAACCATCGAACTGGAGGAAAGGGGTGAAGGGACGCACCTGCTCTTCCGCAAGCGCGAACTGCCGAGCGATGTCGAATTCAAGCTGCAATCGGGGGGCTGGGCCGAGGCTCTGGAAAAGGTCGTCGCCTATGCCGAAGCGCAAGCCAAAGGGCGCAACCGATGA